The window TgcacacatacctgccaactttacaaaataaaaaatcaggagatttggatatgaaaatcaggagatacaattggtcaaaactgcttattctacatgtcttgcgcaatacaggagtactactGGTACACTAACACCTATTGtctcaaaacacgactgttgctatacgaggctacaaggttaaaaattacacatctctattccctcacagaaagtatgtgagtgaggTGATCGACCTCTGATAACTCCTCACGCGATTATGCACAGCACTATGTTATtttagtaaggtaagggtgtattctgcccgaaggcaggtccgagttTAAGTATGgaagggtggctagttcctttccgctcctccattcccttacccccctccaacaatgcgtggcaaccaatccaaatcttgaccacgcccaatgttgcttaacctcggaaatctcatgggatccagtgtttcaacatggctacggcagttggctatgttatttttatcaagtaatacattaaaattcgccagaattgtctctgactggctcctaaaatctctagaaaagtcactagtcactatccttgaaattctgtcactaaattatttAAAAAGACCCCAAACCTGGCGACTAATCTCTAGaatagactagactgatgtgaacgaacacgaacatagtacgcgagaacaagagattgacaatcgatatacgcgtcgcgaaaTACAGgcttcaataaacatcgcacattcgggCGCATTTCTCGTGCTAATAAAcgccgatatttcatttgaaagcggcagTGAGCGAAGGAATTCCGGCCACTTgtatacaaagctgaaatggcgagatttgaaaacaaacttttaaaattcacaaaaaggaaaaaaaaagctaaaatcgggagaaacaaTAGAATAATCGGGTGGCGGGAAAAACTGTCCAAAATCGGGAGTCTGCaccctaaatcgggaaagttggcaggtatgtgcaCAGATGGATATCAGTTaacatggacgatacacatttatTAACCTGactgacggcccagatattttctgatttagaagacagtgtattatgaggagTCTACAAGACTGCTTGTTTTTCGACCTTCATTTCCCTCCATGAAATTGGACTTGATGATTttcgtaccttttatttattagcTTATGTACCATTACAagtatttatgcaatgcaacatgtaatttgtaatatcatacactGCGTGTATGCTTAGGCTAAACAAAATAGTTCCTTTGGGGAAAAATGCGAACCGTttggaaatacagtaaaaccttgttaattcgaagtcgttgggactaaaaaaatcggacttcaaattacgtgatttcgaattaaccgccaattcgcaattcagaagtgccaacccttgccgcgttactaaatattctaaggcccgttactgcatgcagttaaccttgattcacagtttatacctttcaaatgccataaaaaaaagaactatttccaaaatgtatccaagaaggtgcatttagagtattcaaataatgcactcggatatctcactggtaaacataacctcacgcaacaaaagaaaggaaaaaaaaaaaaaaaaaaaaaaagcacgattcaaagacgaggagaaatctatgctggcccccatgtgcaaatgctttattaatcggattactatactgtatgcattttagatgccttgtatttacacagaaagtacccgatgcccttaaaatcgaactttcctatgactctatccttgtacgatttcccgccatggcacttctctcgtacttcagaaatgtaaacacttgccgcatcaaaaagtattctaagacccattaatacatgcaatcacctcgattcacagtttaaacctttcaaatgccatggaaaaaactatttccgaaatgtatccaacaaggtgcatttacaatgttcaaataatgcacttggataattcactgccaaacataacctcacgcaacgaaaaatcgcacaattcaaagacaagaATAAATTATGccggctcccctgtgcaaatgcattatctttttggatttctgtactgtttgcatttttagatgcttagTACTGGCATGGAAactgcccgacgctcttaaaacattgtagcttatcgaactttcctatgacgaggggataaagtatctcacGCCCacgtgcattgcaacgcactactatgacccccatccctcacccttgtacgattttccggctggcaatttctcctttaaaaccataagaccgtttgagctcgcattaaaataaagcaatgcagttttacCGGCAATGACAacattgttcggtgcctacgaatttattatatgagccacgtttttcgtcaactgtcggcatcgccagtgtacGCGGATTATGTTtacccgcacactgcctgttgcgtgatattacggagttccttaaaaggttgaataccaaagaattccgatttcattcaacttagcaatcatgaagcgcactgtagacccaccgaagcgagtgtaagtgcggaaagctacccctccatgttccggaacgcgcgttctattatgaagcGGAGAGGACAAATTTCGAGTTGAAactactctgtaacatactattgttttaaaatgtaaaggcagttttgaattaaaagtctgaatttcggtaatggggccgacattgtacttcgaattacaaattatccgtatttcgaattaaacaattgaaataacatgcaaaactgtatctcatgtttccgggaacaagagcttcttcgaattagacgGGATTTTGAAGTAACCGATATTGAactatcgaggttctactgtatcctGTAAATatgatcactatacatctgtttcaccacaaaGAGTTTCaatttgtgattgttgatactgggtgtTCTGCAGGTTTATAAAAATCACtcacagtggccgaagtaacactaagGCGAAGAAAACTATTTCTTGAGTTATTTATATGGTGGATGAAATTACTCCAAACCATAGGGTAACTTTGGTCACTcttgataatcataattcattactgaattaaCAATTacaattatgttcatatttaaaaatgtagaATAAACATGACGGAAactatatttttcagaaaatcatAGGGAATACTTCAAGTTTAAAATATACAAAAAAGTGGCCAAAGTTTCCCCATTTTATGGTAACGAAGTTAAGCTGATCAGCAGATACGGACGTTTTGCTGATATGAAAAATGTTAGTTACGATAGTATTGCTCTGAACAGTCAAAATGTACTTGTGAGAAACACATTCAAAGAATGTTTAATTATCTTAAACATTAATTACACAGAATTTTAAACTAGCAAATTCTGCTGTAATCAGTTTTACCTTTCAGTACTAAAGAACAGTCTCTTAGCAACTGAACAGTCTCAAATTTAGTCCGAGCATTTTTGAAATTTTACCCCCCGTTGCTTACAAAGACAATTCAAGCCTGTTTAGAATGGTGAGTTATAGATGGTTACGAAAATTCAGTAGCACTACACAAATACCTTTCTGTAAGAGCTCATCCAAGGCCCTCCTGGCCAGGGAACCTCGGACCTTCAACCTCTCGCTGACAACAGATGGTGTGATCAGTTTATAAGCAGGAACCTCTTTCAGCAATTTCTCGTATGTTGCTTTGTCAAACAGCACCTGGTTGTTAAGTTTATCACGTACTTTTCCTTTGGACCACTTCTACAGACACAAAAAACAACTGGTATGAATATCAAAGAAAAAAACATCTGCATGAAATAATATGTTTTAGGATCCCATCAGCCTCATTAAATCAGTTTTCAACCATCACAGTCATTATAGCATGTACATTTATCATCATATGGGAACTTCAAATAATATTTATTCAACAAAATTTCAACAtcaaaaccactaaatttcaatTACATAAATTATCTCTGAACTGCTGGTACGTGTAGAAAGTTCACTATTTGGGATAAACATACAGTGGATAATACAGGCCAGCTAATATGACATGTTGCACATAGTCATCAGGTAAGCATTCTTTCTGGTATTACGACATCTGCAAAatcactaactggtttgataggacTAGATAAAGAGGGTGATAATTTCTACAAAACAGAACTCAATTAGACTACATAAGAGAAAGATTACctcatcctgtaatgattaaggacCTGTATTACGatagccagataaaagtgcggtttaaatttatgttgcagtttgcacatttat is drawn from Anabrus simplex isolate iqAnaSimp1 chromosome 1, ASM4041472v1, whole genome shotgun sequence and contains these coding sequences:
- the RpS25 gene encoding small ribosomal subunit protein eS25, translating into MPPKKDSKGSSSKQPQKTQKKKEGGSGGKAKKKKWSKGKVRDKLNNQVLFDKATYEKLLKEVPAYKLITPSVVSERLKVRGSLARRALDELLQKGLIKQVIKHHAQVIYTRTTKGDDPPA